The Deltaproteobacteria bacterium genome includes a region encoding these proteins:
- a CDS encoding threonylcarbamoyl-AMP synthase has product MGMHLYTYDDPPAERDVSRAVRVLTDSGVLSYPNDLNWAFGCDAASAKALDRIYMLKPTHPRELPFSLLCSSISMAAEYAVIDNAAYRVLRKAWPGPFTVLLNATKQLPRQLKDKRRVVGIRIPTSNLLRTIIERFGQPIATTSIPPIKLKSAMSSDPQPPRFGYEVFESYGHAIDLVLDLGAELPGLESTIIDLTSGHPEIVRLGAGDPSLFHAGTSPNRD; this is encoded by the coding sequence ATGGGAATGCATCTTTACACTTATGACGACCCACCAGCTGAGCGTGATGTCAGCCGGGCTGTTCGTGTCCTGACGGATTCAGGGGTACTCTCGTACCCTAATGATCTTAATTGGGCATTCGGGTGTGATGCAGCTAGTGCAAAGGCTCTTGATAGAATTTACATGCTAAAGCCAACTCACCCGCGTGAGTTGCCATTTAGCCTACTGTGCAGTTCTATTTCTATGGCTGCGGAATATGCTGTGATCGATAACGCGGCGTATCGAGTGCTGCGAAAGGCGTGGCCAGGTCCTTTTACCGTGTTGCTTAATGCGACTAAGCAGCTGCCACGTCAGCTCAAGGATAAACGTCGCGTCGTCGGTATTCGTATTCCGACCAGTAACTTGCTGCGCACTATTATCGAGCGTTTCGGCCAGCCCATAGCTACCACCTCGATACCCCCGATTAAGTTGAAATCTGCCATGAGCTCCGATCCACAGCCGCCTCGCTTCGGTTACGAGGTATTTGAATCCTACGGGCATGCGATTGATCTGGTTCTAGATCTTGGAGCAGAGCTCCCTGGACTCGAATCGACGATCATCGATCTAACCTCAGGGCATCCAGAAATTGTGCGACTGGGCGCCGGTGACCCTAGCCTTTTCCATGCGGGAACCTCACCAAATCGTGACTGA
- a CDS encoding methylthioribulose-1-phosphate dehydratase (catalyzes the formation of diketo methylthiopentyl phosphate from methylribulose phosphate in the methionine salvage pathway) — MREPHQIVTEAHNPFPCPTSLERVLLRALASIGRQCYELGWCPGTAGNFSLRGSRGLCWVSRTGIGKARLGADDFVPIWLATGSSVMPGASAASLEAAVHLAIYGLRPEARAVVHAHPPATVARSVMHEVLEFKEAEMQKALGAPTHLKSVGIPVIANPATISLGEMVAALQPLTNLNYGALVLRGHGTYAWGETPEAAMDRIEALEFLCQTSV; from the coding sequence ATGCGGGAACCTCACCAAATCGTGACTGAGGCACATAATCCTTTTCCCTGTCCGACCTCATTAGAAAGAGTGCTCTTGCGGGCACTAGCTTCTATAGGGCGGCAATGTTACGAGCTTGGGTGGTGTCCGGGAACCGCGGGTAACTTTTCCTTGCGAGGGTCGCGCGGTCTTTGCTGGGTGAGCCGCACTGGTATCGGCAAAGCTAGACTGGGAGCCGACGATTTTGTGCCTATTTGGCTAGCGACTGGCTCTAGTGTCATGCCTGGCGCATCGGCGGCCTCTCTGGAGGCTGCAGTTCACTTGGCGATTTATGGGCTGAGGCCAGAGGCGCGCGCTGTGGTTCACGCCCATCCTCCGGCTACGGTGGCACGCAGTGTCATGCATGAAGTTCTAGAGTTTAAGGAAGCAGAGATGCAAAAGGCTCTAGGTGCTCCCACGCATTTGAAATCGGTGGGTATACCTGTTATAGCCAATCCGGCGACGATCTCCCTTGGTGAAATGGTCGCTGCGTTACAGCCACTTACTAACTTAAATTATGGTGCCCTGGTTCTGCGTGGCCACGGAACTTATGCTTGGGGGGAAACTCCCGAGGCGGCGATGGATCGCATTGAGGCGCTCGAATTTTTATGCCAGACCAGCGTTTAG
- the lipB gene encoding lipoyl(octanoyl) transferase LipB: MPDQRLDYLRILYVGTLDYEQALRVQELTHQAVTTSQAPPTIIVVQHHPVLTLGKHADHKFLKLALSAFKDLGVDVVQTDRGGEVTAHMPGQLVLYPIIRLATFKLTPRSWVEVLEQSVIEALAQFGISAATDPINPGVWVKNQKICAIGIRIKDRTSVHGIALNVSNNLELFDKIVPCGIPDRGVTSMANCLEKVPTLAETASVLLDILSGMLLSRARV; this comes from the coding sequence ATGCCAGACCAGCGTTTAGACTATCTGCGTATTCTTTATGTAGGCACCCTAGATTACGAGCAAGCTTTGCGGGTGCAGGAGCTAACGCATCAAGCGGTCACGACCAGCCAAGCGCCCCCGACGATCATTGTCGTGCAGCACCATCCCGTCCTGACTTTGGGCAAACATGCAGATCACAAGTTTCTTAAGCTAGCCCTATCGGCATTTAAAGATCTTGGGGTTGATGTAGTCCAAACAGATCGCGGTGGCGAGGTTACGGCCCACATGCCTGGGCAGTTGGTTCTGTATCCGATCATCCGTCTAGCCACGTTCAAATTGACGCCTAGGAGCTGGGTCGAAGTCCTAGAGCAGTCTGTGATTGAGGCCTTGGCTCAATTCGGGATTTCCGCCGCAACCGACCCCATAAACCCAGGTGTATGGGTTAAAAATCAAAAGATATGTGCCATCGGCATTCGGATCAAAGACCGGACTAGTGTCCATGGCATTGCGCTAAATGTGTCTAATAATCTTGAGCTTTTTGATAAAATTGTACCCTGCGGCATTCCAGATCGGGGTGTTACGTCTATGGCAAACTGCCTAGAAAAGGTGCCGACACTTGCGGAGACGGCATCTGTATTGCTTGACATATTGAGCGGGATGCTGCTATCGCGCGCAAGGGTCTAG
- a CDS encoding S41 family peptidase, with protein MLTPAHTNWLSSLTKLGLLNLCLHAASLTAAPEAAPSIKLDKRYQPLETLARGMFYLETMYVDEDKVKLGEMSTNALRGIIEKLDPHTVLLPKKAFEQLTSDTQGKFGGVGIIVSQENQKLIVVSPIEDTPAFTAGVKAGDEIIAVDGRELTKLKNTDAVEFMRGEPGSVLRLTIRREGVKDPLNFELTREIIKVKSVRGEVLADGIHYARIASFQENTGEELTNFLASQKKSLRGLVLDLRDNPGGLLDQAVRVCDLFIDSGVIVSTVGRDRSRVEREFASKRGAHIGFPLVVLVNGGSASASEIVAGALQDHERAVIMGTTTFGKGSVQTLVSLPDGSGLKFTVARYYTPKDRSIQAKGITPDILVPTRAKKDKSVTTASDSSGNKQRRENDDDARKESDLEGHITSNDLSDLAKESAIATQVSKWPEPLRSDYQLVTAFTYLKSWTRFEQQRSSARPEEKLPPKVILDGSDQQPSR; from the coding sequence TTGCTTACACCTGCTCACACTAACTGGCTTAGCTCTTTGACTAAACTCGGTCTGCTAAACTTATGTTTGCATGCTGCTTCGCTGACAGCAGCGCCCGAGGCCGCACCAAGTATCAAGCTTGATAAGCGCTACCAACCTCTCGAAACATTAGCACGTGGGATGTTCTACCTAGAGACGATGTATGTTGACGAAGACAAGGTAAAGCTCGGCGAGATGAGCACCAACGCTCTGCGTGGCATCATAGAGAAACTAGATCCGCACACTGTGCTTTTACCGAAAAAGGCTTTCGAGCAACTCACAAGTGACACTCAAGGTAAGTTTGGCGGTGTCGGAATTATCGTTTCTCAGGAAAATCAGAAGCTGATCGTCGTATCTCCCATCGAGGACACACCAGCATTCACTGCCGGAGTTAAAGCCGGCGATGAGATCATCGCCGTGGATGGTAGGGAGCTCACTAAACTTAAAAATACTGATGCCGTTGAATTTATGCGCGGTGAGCCTGGCTCCGTACTGCGACTAACCATCCGCAGGGAGGGTGTCAAAGACCCACTAAACTTTGAATTAACTCGAGAGATCATCAAAGTTAAATCGGTGAGAGGAGAGGTGCTGGCCGATGGCATTCACTATGCAAGGATTGCAAGTTTTCAGGAGAATACCGGCGAGGAACTTACCAATTTTCTCGCAAGTCAGAAGAAATCTTTACGCGGACTTGTACTAGACCTTAGGGACAACCCAGGGGGCCTACTCGATCAGGCAGTCAGAGTTTGTGACCTGTTCATAGACAGTGGGGTTATAGTTTCCACTGTTGGACGCGATAGATCGCGGGTTGAAAGAGAATTCGCGTCAAAAAGGGGAGCTCATATAGGTTTTCCCCTTGTGGTGTTAGTTAATGGTGGTTCCGCCAGTGCCTCTGAAATTGTCGCCGGCGCCCTCCAGGACCATGAACGCGCAGTGATCATGGGAACGACGACCTTTGGTAAGGGCTCGGTTCAAACTCTGGTGTCACTGCCAGACGGCTCAGGACTAAAATTTACGGTGGCTCGCTACTATACGCCGAAGGATCGCTCAATTCAGGCCAAGGGCATCACACCGGATATCCTGGTTCCGACGCGTGCAAAAAAGGACAAATCCGTTACCACTGCCTCTGACTCCAGCGGCAACAAACAACGTAGAGAAAATGACGACGACGCCAGGAAAGAGTCCGACCTCGAGGGTCACATCACCAGTAACGATTTGAGCGACCTAGCCAAAGAGTCGGCCATCGCTACCCAGGTGAGTAAATGGCCGGAACCCCTGCGCTCGGACTACCAGCTCGTGACGGCATTCACTTACCTGAAGAGCTGGACACGATTCGAACAGCAGCGCTCCTCTGCGCGCCCCGAGGAGAAATTGCCGCCCAAGGTCATATTGGACGGATCCGACCAACAACCCTCGCGCTGA
- a CDS encoding tetratricopeptide repeat protein: protein MSGQQSFGPSLTLQIKVTTLGTIFSLISALSGCQTAGTAKEAEDAVVESQRQIVREALDSGKPEAALSSLRYLLRQHPDDPSMHNLMGLTQLSLRNNPRAIKEFQIAYKIDKNVATGLNLSSALISSGDLSRAVKLLNQLIIDAEKQNYPYRERLFHNLGFAYSKDRKFSQAETWLKRALDENPTFFLSHLELAHIYENSNRQALAIQSYQKAVDYCLICFEPVQSLASLYVRKGQTLEAQKLLIKYGKTDGINADDKSRAKSLYSQLTAGDTNGAARG, encoded by the coding sequence ATGTCTGGACAGCAAAGTTTTGGACCGAGCCTCACACTCCAAATCAAAGTCACTACGCTAGGTACCATTTTCAGTCTAATCTCCGCACTGTCTGGGTGTCAAACAGCCGGCACCGCGAAAGAGGCTGAGGACGCGGTCGTTGAGTCCCAACGCCAAATCGTCCGTGAGGCACTGGACTCGGGTAAACCCGAAGCCGCCCTCAGTAGCCTACGCTATCTTCTGAGGCAACACCCGGACGATCCAAGTATGCATAATTTGATGGGGCTAACCCAGCTATCCTTGAGGAATAACCCGCGAGCTATCAAAGAATTCCAAATTGCGTACAAGATCGATAAAAACGTCGCCACAGGCCTCAATCTTAGTTCGGCACTCATTAGTTCCGGCGACCTGAGTCGGGCTGTGAAGCTGCTAAATCAACTCATCATCGATGCAGAAAAACAAAATTACCCCTACCGCGAGCGCCTGTTTCACAATTTGGGATTTGCTTACTCCAAGGACCGCAAGTTTTCTCAAGCAGAAACATGGTTGAAACGAGCGCTGGATGAGAATCCAACTTTTTTCCTATCGCACTTGGAACTAGCTCACATTTACGAGAACTCAAATCGTCAAGCACTGGCAATTCAGTCGTATCAAAAGGCCGTCGACTACTGCCTGATCTGTTTCGAACCAGTGCAATCGCTCGCCAGTCTTTACGTCCGCAAAGGGCAAACGCTTGAAGCCCAGAAATTACTCATCAAATATGGTAAGACTGACGGCATCAATGCTGATGATAAAAGTAGGGCCAAGTCCCTCTACTCGCAGCTCACTGCAGGGGATACCAACGGAGCGGCCCGAGGCTGA